In a single window of the Sphingosinicella microcystinivorans genome:
- a CDS encoding TraB/GumN family protein has translation MKAALGAFMLIACTAQSPGKAQDEAPEQAAAATAPAKGPALWAVKDADTTIYLFGTIHMLPEGTEWLAPPVAKAFDASDTLVLEVLGTNDAKVTTPIILKMGYTPGLPPLAERVPADERDELAAAIAHAGVPAAALDAMETWLATMSLSTARIQKLGYGIEGGVEYQLSTRAAAQRKRIEALETMTEQLGFFDTLPEAEQRTLLVNSLDDIDDIDAVIRNAVNSWLAGDVDAVADLLEDDTRDSPGLAKRLLTDRNLNWANWIAERLETTPGTVFVAVGTGHLAGKDSVQSMLEAKGLKVERLN, from the coding sequence TTGAAAGCGGCGCTCGGCGCCTTCATGCTCATCGCCTGCACGGCGCAATCCCCCGGCAAGGCGCAGGACGAAGCCCCCGAACAGGCCGCCGCGGCGACCGCTCCCGCGAAGGGCCCGGCGCTCTGGGCGGTGAAGGATGCCGACACCACCATATACCTGTTCGGCACGATCCACATGCTCCCGGAGGGCACCGAGTGGCTGGCGCCGCCGGTCGCGAAGGCGTTCGATGCCTCCGACACGCTGGTGCTCGAAGTGCTCGGCACCAACGACGCGAAGGTGACGACGCCGATCATCCTCAAGATGGGCTACACGCCCGGCCTGCCGCCGCTCGCCGAGCGCGTTCCGGCGGACGAGCGCGACGAGCTTGCCGCCGCGATCGCGCACGCGGGCGTGCCCGCCGCCGCGCTCGATGCGATGGAGACGTGGCTCGCCACCATGTCGCTCTCCACCGCGCGCATCCAGAAGCTCGGCTACGGCATCGAGGGCGGCGTCGAGTATCAGCTCTCCACACGCGCCGCCGCGCAGCGCAAGCGCATCGAGGCGCTGGAGACGATGACCGAGCAGCTCGGCTTCTTCGACACGCTGCCCGAGGCCGAGCAGCGCACGCTGCTCGTCAACTCGCTCGACGACATCGACGACATCGACGCGGTCATCAGGAACGCCGTGAACAGCTGGCTCGCCGGCGACGTCGATGCGGTCGCCGACCTGCTGGAGGACGACACGCGCGATTCGCCCGGCCTCGCCAAGCGCCTGCTCACCGACCGCAACCTCAACTGGGCGAACTGGATCGCCGAGCGCCTCGAAACCACCCCCGGCACCGTGTTCGTCGCGGTCGGCACGGGCCACCTCGCGGGCAAGGACAGCGTGCAGTCCATGCTGGAGGCGAAGGGTCTGAAGGTCGAACGGCTGAACTGA
- a CDS encoding PEP-CTERM sorting domain-containing protein (PEP-CTERM proteins occur, often in large numbers, in the proteomes of bacteria that also encode an exosortase, a predicted intramembrane cysteine proteinase. The presence of a PEP-CTERM domain at a protein's C-terminus predicts cleavage within the sorting domain, followed by covalent anchoring to some some component of the (usually Gram-negative) cell surface. Many PEP-CTERM proteins exhibit an unusual sequence composition that includes large numbers of potential glycosylation sites. Expression of one such protein has been shown restore the ability of a bacterium to form floc, a type of biofilm.), whose amino-acid sequence MRLKLLAGAAAVLATPALAAPVDLTGWQADVLDDVPGNANWVVQPGNDSVLQTVNGLPTIFFKDGANAQGLALSGTIKVTTTSDDDYVGFVLGYSDGEINASNADFILIDWKQSDQFSGNMAYDGLSISRVSGNAAAASEYDFWGHEGVVQELKRATTLGSTGWADNTEYTFDLIFLPDLIQVKVGGVLELSLTAAEAGLAAFDNGSFGFYNYSQSNVLYAGITEDVAPDPDPPVVGVPEPGMLGLFGLGLVGVGALRRRRR is encoded by the coding sequence ATGCGTTTGAAACTCTTGGCCGGTGCGGCGGCGGTACTCGCGACGCCCGCGCTCGCCGCGCCGGTCGACCTCACGGGATGGCAGGCCGACGTGCTCGACGATGTGCCCGGGAACGCCAACTGGGTCGTGCAGCCGGGCAACGATTCCGTGCTGCAGACCGTGAACGGACTGCCGACGATCTTCTTCAAGGACGGCGCCAATGCGCAGGGCCTGGCGCTCTCCGGCACGATCAAGGTCACGACCACCAGCGACGACGACTATGTCGGCTTCGTGCTCGGCTACAGCGACGGCGAGATCAACGCGTCGAACGCCGATTTCATCCTGATCGACTGGAAGCAGTCGGACCAGTTCTCGGGCAACATGGCGTATGACGGGCTGTCCATCTCCCGCGTTTCCGGAAACGCGGCGGCGGCGTCCGAATACGACTTCTGGGGGCATGAAGGCGTGGTGCAGGAGCTGAAGCGCGCGACGACGCTCGGCTCCACCGGCTGGGCCGACAACACCGAATACACGTTCGACCTGATCTTCCTGCCGGACCTCATCCAGGTGAAGGTCGGCGGCGTTCTCGAACTGAGCCTGACGGCGGCGGAAGCCGGGCTTGCGGCGTTCGACAACGGGTCGTTCGGTTTCTACAACTACAGCCAGAGCAATGTGCTCTACGCGGGCATCACCGAGGATGTCGCGCCCGACCCCGATCCGCCGGTCGTCGGCGTGCCGGAGCCCGGAATGCTGGGCCTGTTCGGCCTCGGCCTCGTCGGCGTGGGGGCGCTCCGCCGCCGCCGCAGGTAG
- a CDS encoding AMP-binding protein, with the protein MHPYVFADETPDKTAIVIAETGETLTYGGLEALSNRVAQLIRAHGLKRGDVIALMMENGLEFLPICWGAQRAGIVFTAMSTKLGRDEAQYILGDSGARMLFASPGLADVAARLEVPGPRFAVGGAIPGFADFGAAVAEQPDTRIADESQGRDMLYSSGTTGRPKGVIGPLSEGPIDEVSPLFMLTKALYAFDADMIYLSPAPLYHAAPLRYSMAVHRAGGTLVVMRQFDPERYLAFVQQYRVTHTQLVPTMFVRMLKLPDEVRARYDLSSLRVAIHAAAPCPVEVKRRMIDWWGETIYEYYASTEGAGFCAVSPQEWLRKPGTVGRSLLGEIRILDDEGALLPPGREGRIYFAGGGEFAYHNDPKKTQSVRHEEHGATFGDIGYVDEDGYLFLTDRAAYMIITGGVNVYPQEAENVLVMHPKVADVAVFGIPHEEMGEEVKAVVQPRDWADAGPELEAELIAFARAHLSHVKCPRSVDFEPELPRHDTGKLYKRLLKERYKAAGYKAAE; encoded by the coding sequence ATGCATCCATACGTCTTTGCCGATGAGACCCCCGACAAGACCGCGATCGTCATCGCCGAGACCGGCGAAACGCTCACCTACGGCGGCCTCGAGGCGCTCTCCAACCGCGTCGCGCAGCTGATCCGCGCGCACGGCCTGAAACGCGGCGACGTGATCGCGCTGATGATGGAGAACGGGCTGGAGTTCCTGCCCATCTGCTGGGGCGCGCAGCGCGCCGGCATCGTGTTCACCGCGATGTCGACCAAGCTCGGGCGCGACGAGGCCCAGTACATCCTCGGCGATTCCGGCGCGAGGATGCTGTTCGCGAGCCCCGGCCTCGCCGACGTGGCGGCGCGGCTGGAGGTGCCCGGCCCGCGCTTCGCGGTGGGCGGCGCGATCCCGGGCTTCGCGGACTTCGGCGCCGCCGTCGCCGAACAGCCGGACACCCGCATCGCCGACGAATCGCAGGGCCGCGACATGCTCTACTCGTCGGGCACGACGGGGCGGCCGAAAGGCGTCATCGGCCCGCTCTCCGAGGGGCCGATCGACGAGGTGAGCCCGCTGTTCATGCTGACGAAGGCGCTCTACGCCTTCGATGCGGACATGATCTACCTGTCGCCCGCGCCGCTCTACCATGCCGCGCCGCTGCGCTACTCGATGGCCGTGCACCGCGCGGGCGGAACGCTCGTCGTGATGAGGCAGTTCGACCCCGAGCGCTATCTCGCGTTCGTCCAGCAGTACCGCGTCACGCACACGCAGCTCGTGCCGACGATGTTCGTGCGGATGCTGAAGCTGCCGGACGAGGTCCGCGCGCGCTACGACCTCTCCAGCCTCAGGGTGGCGATCCATGCCGCCGCCCCCTGCCCCGTCGAGGTCAAGCGCCGGATGATCGACTGGTGGGGGGAGACGATCTACGAATACTACGCCTCCACCGAGGGCGCCGGCTTCTGCGCGGTCAGCCCGCAGGAGTGGCTGAGGAAGCCCGGCACGGTCGGCCGCTCGCTGCTCGGCGAGATCCGCATCCTCGACGACGAGGGCGCGCTGCTGCCGCCGGGGCGCGAGGGCCGCATCTACTTCGCGGGCGGCGGCGAGTTCGCCTACCACAACGACCCCAAGAAGACGCAAAGCGTCCGGCACGAGGAGCACGGCGCCACCTTCGGCGACATCGGCTACGTCGACGAGGACGGCTACCTGTTCCTCACCGACCGCGCCGCCTACATGATCATCACCGGCGGCGTGAACGTCTATCCGCAGGAAGCCGAGAACGTGCTCGTCATGCACCCCAAGGTGGCGGACGTCGCGGTGTTCGGCATCCCCCACGAGGAGATGGGCGAGGAGGTGAAGGCGGTCGTGCAGCCGCGCGACTGGGCGGACGCCGGGCCGGAGCTGGAGGCCGAGCTGATCGCCTTCGCCCGCGCGCACCTCAGCCACGTCAAATGCCCGCGCTCGGTCGACTTCGAGCCGGAACTGCCGCGGCACGACACGGGCAAGCTCTACAAGCGGCTGCTGAAGGAGCGTTACAAGGCGGCGGGCTACAAGGCGGCGGAATGA
- a CDS encoding autotransporter outer membrane beta-barrel domain-containing protein, whose protein sequence is MSTFRSTSRVTSSFIASIGASASLIALAAGPAAAADLTVTGTRNTPITTSNANSGPGNVIVDGTVDVSGGTAITVDSSHSVTVNASRTVKTTTESNGTGVAVVAPAGGLSGTITNNGAIQVTGTGANDAVGTNNVGLLIGGAGTFTGNVVSGSGSSITVGGTDSYGVSVTSRLDGDLGVNGVSVTGARSVAVSVSGEVTGDVKVTGGVAATGADGAALAVSGTVGGGIANAGAIATGQAQTTNSSGEAVPAVAGKASVLISGTVGGGFVNDRYYVDEDGNRVAPADVDTTKHTLVAGTVTALGGAPAILVSPGAAGTANTVVGNVGTGADAYGIVNRSSITVSGSTAGRETDAVRVAGGNGFTASVGGGISNQSSASITASAIDAAASGIRVGDGGIAPGIANGGRITVRGNRTANSDGTFGAGGNAYGIRVDSGASVDSVTNSGTIQVSAHGDNKTAYGIYSAAGVSTITNSGTIQAVAGSGENVSAYAIDTSASAAGVTLNNSGTISGAVRLGAGSDTVNVTDGTVTGAISFGGGANALNISGGTVSGGVSASGGTLALGMTGGTLDLTSQDGLALQSLTASGASKIILDVGTDFTGLEVAGAASFTGTSTIQLNITDLLAGERTINVVTAGGGITTDHPDTILTADSVPYIYAVDDVSVGADAISIDLRRKGGGELGLTSEYSKIYEASIGALADEQALTSAVNALRDEASVQAAVRQMTPTTFGSAAARVLIANQDADFGVLGHRMQTIRQSFHGGGIDAVERARFGVWLQQTGNFFSKKDRETDPGFDGNSYGLTAGGDLLVGERAAVGAGLSFISSEVDPDGLSDSPLVVKNLQGDIYTTIKFGRLFVDATAGYAMNDYRSRRVISFGGLDREAEAKFSGSQLSANLTVGYEMPLGGRLRITPSNNINVLKVKQDGYSEDGAGALNLEIEKLSFDIVRGTSKLALGYGIPIGDGELWLEMRGAYIYRLAGDQVIGTRGQFLATGAAFYLESKSSLDSGWRAGASANYIGGRTALGVNYDREGGSGYANDALTMSLAMHF, encoded by the coding sequence ATGAGCACGTTCCGCAGCACGTCCCGCGTCACCTCGTCGTTCATCGCCAGCATTGGGGCCAGCGCCTCGCTGATCGCGCTCGCCGCCGGACCGGCCGCCGCGGCGGACCTGACGGTCACGGGCACGCGCAACACGCCGATCACCACGTCGAACGCGAACAGCGGGCCGGGCAACGTCATCGTCGACGGCACCGTCGACGTCTCCGGCGGCACGGCGATCACGGTCGATTCGAGCCACAGCGTCACGGTGAACGCCTCGCGCACCGTGAAGACGACGACGGAATCGAACGGCACCGGCGTCGCCGTCGTCGCGCCCGCGGGCGGGCTTTCCGGCACGATCACCAACAACGGCGCGATCCAGGTGACGGGCACGGGCGCGAACGATGCGGTCGGCACCAACAACGTCGGGCTGCTGATCGGCGGCGCGGGCACGTTTACGGGCAATGTCGTGAGCGGCAGCGGCAGCTCGATCACGGTCGGCGGCACCGATTCCTACGGCGTCTCCGTGACCTCGCGCCTCGACGGCGACCTCGGCGTGAACGGCGTCTCGGTGACGGGCGCGCGCTCGGTCGCGGTTTCCGTGTCGGGCGAAGTCACCGGCGACGTGAAGGTCACGGGCGGCGTCGCCGCGACGGGCGCGGACGGCGCCGCGCTCGCGGTCAGCGGCACGGTCGGCGGCGGCATCGCCAACGCGGGCGCCATCGCCACCGGGCAGGCGCAGACGACGAATTCGAGCGGGGAGGCGGTTCCCGCGGTCGCCGGCAAGGCGAGCGTGCTCATCTCCGGCACGGTCGGCGGCGGCTTCGTCAACGACCGCTACTACGTGGACGAGGACGGCAACCGCGTCGCGCCCGCCGACGTCGACACCACCAAGCACACGCTGGTCGCGGGCACGGTCACGGCGCTCGGCGGCGCGCCGGCGATCCTCGTGTCCCCCGGCGCGGCCGGCACGGCGAACACCGTCGTCGGCAATGTCGGCACGGGCGCGGACGCCTACGGCATCGTCAACCGCTCGTCGATCACGGTGAGCGGCAGCACCGCGGGCCGCGAGACGGACGCCGTCAGAGTGGCGGGCGGCAACGGCTTCACCGCGAGCGTCGGCGGCGGCATCAGCAACCAGTCGAGCGCCAGCATCACCGCCTCCGCGATCGACGCGGCGGCGAGCGGCATCCGCGTCGGCGACGGCGGCATCGCGCCCGGGATCGCGAACGGCGGCCGCATCACCGTGCGCGGCAACCGCACCGCGAACAGCGACGGCACCTTCGGCGCGGGCGGCAACGCCTACGGCATCCGCGTCGATTCGGGCGCGTCGGTGGATTCGGTGACGAACAGCGGCACCATCCAGGTCTCCGCGCACGGCGACAACAAGACCGCCTACGGCATCTATTCGGCGGCGGGCGTCTCCACGATCACCAACAGCGGCACGATTCAGGCGGTCGCGGGCAGCGGCGAGAACGTCTCCGCCTACGCCATCGACACCTCGGCGAGCGCGGCGGGCGTCACGCTGAACAACTCGGGCACGATCAGCGGCGCGGTGCGGCTCGGCGCGGGCAGCGACACCGTCAACGTCACGGACGGCACCGTCACCGGCGCCATCAGCTTCGGCGGCGGCGCGAATGCGCTGAACATCAGCGGCGGCACGGTTTCCGGCGGCGTGTCGGCGAGCGGCGGCACGCTCGCGCTCGGCATGACCGGCGGCACGCTCGACCTCACGAGCCAGGACGGCCTCGCGCTCCAGAGCCTCACCGCCTCCGGCGCCTCGAAGATCATCCTCGACGTCGGCACCGACTTCACGGGGCTCGAGGTCGCGGGCGCGGCGAGCTTCACGGGCACGAGCACGATCCAGCTCAACATCACCGATCTCCTGGCGGGCGAGCGGACGATCAATGTCGTCACCGCGGGCGGCGGCATCACCACCGACCACCCCGACACGATCCTCACCGCCGACAGCGTGCCCTACATCTACGCCGTCGACGACGTGAGCGTCGGCGCGGACGCCATCAGCATCGACCTCCGCCGCAAGGGCGGCGGCGAGCTCGGCCTCACCAGCGAGTACAGCAAGATCTACGAGGCCTCGATCGGCGCGCTCGCCGACGAGCAGGCGCTCACCTCCGCCGTCAATGCGCTGCGCGACGAAGCTTCGGTGCAGGCCGCCGTGCGCCAGATGACGCCGACGACGTTCGGCAGCGCCGCCGCGCGCGTGCTGATCGCCAATCAGGACGCCGACTTCGGCGTGCTCGGCCACCGGATGCAGACCATCCGCCAGTCGTTCCACGGCGGCGGCATCGACGCGGTGGAGCGCGCCCGCTTCGGCGTGTGGCTCCAGCAGACCGGCAACTTCTTCAGCAAGAAGGACCGCGAGACCGACCCCGGTTTCGACGGCAACTCCTACGGCCTCACCGCGGGCGGCGACCTCCTCGTCGGCGAGCGCGCGGCGGTGGGCGCCGGCCTCAGCTTCATCTCGAGCGAGGTCGATCCGGACGGGCTTTCGGACAGCCCGCTCGTCGTCAAGAACCTGCAGGGCGACATCTACACGACCATCAAGTTCGGCCGCCTGTTCGTCGACGCGACCGCGGGCTACGCGATGAACGACTACCGCAGCCGCCGCGTCATCAGCTTCGGCGGGCTGGACCGCGAGGCGGAGGCGAAGTTCTCGGGCTCGCAGCTCTCGGCCAACCTCACCGTCGGCTACGAGATGCCGCTCGGCGGGCGGCTGCGCATCACGCCCAGCAACAACATCAACGTGCTGAAGGTGAAGCAGGACGGCTACTCCGAGGACGGTGCGGGCGCGCTCAACCTCGAAATCGAGAAACTGTCGTTCGACATCGTGCGCGGCACCTCGAAGCTCGCGCTCGGCTACGGCATCCCGATCGGCGACGGCGAGCTGTGGCTGGAGATGCGCGGCGCCTACATCTACCGCCTCGCCGGCGATCAGGTGATCGGCACCAGGGGCCAGTTCCTCGCCACCGGCGCGGCCTTCTACCTCGAATCGAAGTCCTCGCTCGACAGCGGCTGGCGCGCGGGCGCGAGCGCGAACTACATCGGCGGGCGCACGGCGCTCGGCGTCAACTACGACCGCGAAGGCGGCTCGGGCTATGCCAACGATGCGCTGACCATGTCCCTCGCCATGCACTTCTAG
- a CDS encoding glycine--tRNA ligase subunit alpha, translating to MALGFQDIILTLQRFWGERGCVILQPYDMEMGAGTFHPATTLRALGPRPWNAAYVQPSRRPTDGRYGENPNRLQHYYQFQVILKPSPPDIQDAYLESLRAIGVDLAKHDIRFVEDDWESPTLGAWGLGWEVWCDGMEVTQFTYFQQVGGYDCKPVAGEITYGLERLAMYIQGVDNVYDLDFNGRGVTYGDVFLANEQQQSAYNFEHADTEALLRQFRDAQAMCRTLIEKDLPLPAYEQAIKASHIFNLLNARGVISVAERQAYIGRVRDLAKGACESWMKVNDWLETA from the coding sequence GTGGCACTCGGTTTCCAGGATATCATCCTTACGCTCCAGCGGTTCTGGGGCGAGCGGGGCTGCGTCATCCTCCAGCCCTACGACATGGAAATGGGCGCGGGCACCTTCCACCCGGCGACGACGCTGCGCGCGCTGGGGCCGCGCCCGTGGAACGCCGCCTACGTGCAGCCCTCGCGGCGGCCCACGGACGGCCGCTACGGCGAGAACCCGAACCGCCTGCAGCACTACTACCAGTTCCAGGTGATCCTGAAGCCGAGCCCGCCGGACATTCAGGACGCGTACCTCGAGTCCTTGCGCGCCATCGGCGTGGACCTCGCCAAGCACGACATCCGCTTCGTGGAGGACGACTGGGAATCGCCGACGCTCGGCGCGTGGGGCCTCGGCTGGGAGGTCTGGTGCGACGGCATGGAGGTGACGCAGTTCACCTATTTCCAGCAGGTCGGCGGCTACGACTGCAAGCCGGTGGCGGGCGAGATCACCTACGGGCTCGAGCGCCTCGCCATGTACATCCAGGGCGTCGACAACGTCTACGACCTCGATTTCAACGGGCGCGGCGTCACGTATGGCGACGTGTTCCTCGCGAACGAGCAGCAGCAGAGCGCGTACAACTTCGAGCACGCCGACACGGAGGCGCTGCTGCGGCAGTTCCGCGACGCGCAGGCCATGTGCCGGACGCTCATCGAGAAGGACCTGCCGCTGCCCGCCTACGAGCAGGCGATCAAGGCGAGCCACATCTTCAACCTGCTGAACGCGCGCGGCGTGATCTCGGTCGCCGAGCGGCAGGCCTATATCGGCCGCGTGCGCGACCTCGCGAAAGGGGCGTGCGAGAGCTGGATGAAGGTCAACGACTGGCTGGAGACGGCATGA
- the glyS gene encoding glycine--tRNA ligase subunit beta — protein MADFLLELFSEEIPARMQRQAAADLARLFAAEIAGAGLKAEATETFVTPRRVALIARGLPAETEAVSEELKGPRTSAPPQALEGFLRKTGLTQDQLEERDGVFFAVIGKPGRRTADVLAEAVPAVVRAFPWPKSMRWGEASLSTESLRWVRPLKGIVALFGGEVVPFEIAGVTSGRATLGHRFMSSGAIEIADADDYAPKLRAAHVIVSSEERAGIIADTAERLAADAGLELVADAALAEENAGLTEWPVPLLGRFDPAFLDVPPEVIQLTAAKNQKYFVCRERGTGKLAPAFVCTANIVASDGGASIVAGNQKVLAARLSDARFFWEQDRKKTLAEHAEKLSEIVFHEKLGTVADKVERVAKLARWLVEEGIVGGSSPSSATTVTPAKAGAHGTVDMGPGLRRDDEERKALADLAEQAARLCKADLTTGMVGEFPELQGLMGGYYARAEGLPDAVADAIRDHYKPVGQGDDVPTAPVTVSVSLADKLDTLFSFFGVEEFPTGSRDPFGLRRSALAITSLLVRNNLRISVGLLRSAFVDAAASAFKAHEDVHVFVARGPKEYPFSEDDGQTVEKGVWRLFSYGQKNDPDWPDLFKFDPNWLVILKAKKSETMWDEHISRDLFRSRIDSASFERTLAFLADRLKVQQREAGVRHDLIDAVFALGGEDDLVRLLARVKALQAFIGTDDGANLLAGYKRAANILKAEAKKGSLPVTSEAGVHGAEGMDSGLRRNDEEGLARPSYPPEPAEGALIAALDAAAPKAESAVAAEDFEGAMAALASLRAPIDAFFEDVTVNDGDAEKRAFRLALLVRVRDAVHRVADFSRIEG, from the coding sequence ATGGCCGACTTCCTGCTCGAACTGTTCAGCGAGGAAATCCCGGCGCGGATGCAGCGGCAGGCCGCCGCCGACCTCGCGCGCCTGTTCGCCGCCGAGATCGCGGGCGCGGGGCTGAAGGCGGAGGCGACCGAGACGTTCGTGACGCCGCGCCGCGTCGCGCTGATCGCGCGCGGGCTTCCGGCCGAGACCGAAGCGGTGTCGGAAGAGCTGAAAGGCCCGCGCACCTCCGCGCCGCCGCAGGCGCTCGAAGGCTTCCTCCGCAAGACCGGCCTGACGCAGGACCAGCTCGAGGAGCGCGACGGCGTGTTCTTCGCGGTGATCGGCAAGCCGGGGCGCAGGACGGCGGACGTGCTCGCCGAGGCCGTCCCCGCCGTGGTGCGCGCCTTCCCGTGGCCGAAGTCGATGCGCTGGGGCGAGGCGAGCCTCTCCACCGAATCGCTGCGCTGGGTGCGGCCGCTGAAGGGCATCGTCGCGCTGTTCGGGGGCGAGGTGGTGCCGTTCGAGATCGCGGGCGTCACCTCCGGCCGCGCGACGCTCGGCCACCGGTTCATGTCCTCGGGCGCCATCGAGATCGCGGATGCAGACGACTACGCGCCGAAGCTGCGCGCCGCGCACGTGATCGTCTCGTCGGAGGAACGCGCCGGGATCATCGCGGACACGGCCGAGCGCCTTGCGGCGGACGCCGGGCTGGAACTGGTGGCGGACGCGGCGCTCGCCGAGGAGAACGCGGGGCTGACGGAATGGCCGGTGCCGCTGCTCGGCCGCTTCGACCCGGCGTTCCTCGACGTGCCGCCCGAGGTGATCCAGCTCACCGCCGCGAAGAACCAGAAGTATTTCGTGTGCCGCGAGCGGGGCACGGGGAAGCTCGCCCCGGCGTTCGTCTGCACCGCGAACATCGTCGCGAGCGACGGCGGCGCCTCGATCGTCGCGGGCAACCAGAAGGTGCTCGCCGCACGGCTGTCCGATGCGCGTTTCTTCTGGGAGCAGGACCGGAAGAAGACGCTCGCGGAGCACGCGGAGAAGCTTTCGGAGATCGTCTTCCACGAGAAGCTCGGCACGGTTGCGGACAAGGTGGAGCGCGTGGCGAAGCTCGCGCGCTGGCTGGTCGAAGAGGGAATCGTCGGGGGTTCAAGTCCCTCCTCCGCTACCACCGTCACCCCGGCGAAGGCCGGGGCCCATGGGACCGTGGACATGGGTCCCGGCCTTCGCCGGGATGACGAGGAAAGGAAGGCCCTCGCCGACCTCGCCGAACAGGCGGCGCGGCTCTGTAAGGCGGACCTCACCACCGGCATGGTCGGCGAATTCCCCGAGCTGCAAGGGCTGATGGGCGGCTACTATGCCCGCGCCGAGGGCCTGCCCGATGCCGTCGCCGATGCGATCCGCGACCATTACAAGCCGGTCGGGCAGGGCGACGACGTGCCGACCGCGCCGGTGACGGTGTCGGTGTCGTTGGCGGACAAGCTGGATACGTTATTTTCCTTCTTTGGCGTTGAAGAGTTTCCAACTGGGTCTCGTGATCCATTCGGGTTACGCCGCAGTGCGCTAGCCATTACTTCACTGCTAGTACGCAATAATCTTCGAATTTCTGTTGGACTCTTGAGGTCAGCGTTTGTTGATGCCGCTGCCAGCGCCTTTAAGGCACATGAAGATGTGCACGTATTTGTTGCTAGAGGACCTAAAGAATATCCATTTTCGGAAGATGATGGACAAACCGTTGAAAAAGGCGTTTGGCGTCTGTTCTCATACGGTCAAAAGAATGATCCCGATTGGCCCGATCTGTTTAAGTTTGACCCTAATTGGCTAGTTATTCTCAAAGCGAAGAAAAGCGAGACAATGTGGGATGAACACATCTCTCGCGATCTGTTTCGTTCGAGAATTGATAGTGCATCCTTCGAGCGGACCTTGGCTTTTCTTGCAGACCGCCTCAAGGTCCAGCAGCGCGAAGCCGGTGTCCGCCACGACCTGATCGACGCCGTGTTCGCGCTCGGCGGCGAGGACGATCTCGTCCGCCTGCTCGCGCGCGTGAAGGCGTTGCAAGCGTTCATCGGCACCGATGACGGCGCGAACCTGCTCGCGGGGTACAAGCGCGCGGCGAATATCCTGAAGGCCGAGGCGAAGAAGGGTTCCCTTCCCGTCACGTCGGAGGCCGGGGTCCACGGGGCCGAGGGCATGGATTCCGGCCTTCGCCGGAATGACGAAGAGGGATTGGCGAGACCGTCTTACCCGCCGGAACCTGCGGAAGGCGCACTGATCGCTGCGCTTGATGCCGCGGCCCCGAAGGCGGAGAGCGCCGTCGCAGCGGAGGACTTCGAGGGGGCGATGGCGGCGCTCGCCTCGCTGCGCGCGCCCATCGACGCCTTCTTCGAGGACGTCACCGTCAACGACGGCGATGCCGAAAAGCGGGCATTCCGGCTGGCGCTGCTGGTGCGGGTGCGCGACGCGGTGCACCGCGTTGCCGATTTCTCAAGGATTGAGGGGTAG